The following coding sequences are from one Treponema bryantii window:
- a CDS encoding RsmE family RNA methyltransferase — translation MRQLIVEKGKEKNGLIQLDGKDYRYLRQVLRVRPGDMISVRLPDGSLNNATVAQIDENARRVTLQICADTSGHGDAAKSITRGVQAEDIEGAGLSVNGAEGVEYWLFQFLPRPQKFELIVRQATECGVAVIIPVVGEYSEKSSAQALMGSKRERLQKIIREARQQSGSPVDTKVLEPMSLEKAIELWSSDSSVDVGFVLSERGDCSGNLRAGVADAGGYGKIKRAAIAVGSEGGISPDEVRTLEEKGLFQPIHFAVNILRCETAALYGIAAVQSEINQS, via the coding sequence ATGCGTCAGCTTATCGTTGAAAAAGGGAAGGAAAAAAACGGACTCATTCAGCTGGATGGAAAGGACTACCGCTATTTAAGGCAGGTTCTTAGAGTCCGTCCCGGTGATATGATCAGCGTACGACTTCCCGATGGCAGTTTAAACAATGCAACAGTAGCTCAGATTGATGAAAATGCGCGACGGGTTACACTTCAGATTTGTGCCGATACTTCGGGACATGGGGATGCTGCAAAGTCTATAACCCGCGGTGTTCAGGCAGAAGATATTGAAGGTGCAGGACTTTCTGTAAACGGTGCTGAAGGCGTTGAATACTGGCTGTTTCAGTTTTTGCCGAGACCTCAGAAATTTGAACTTATTGTCCGGCAGGCTACAGAGTGTGGCGTTGCGGTGATTATTCCTGTGGTCGGTGAATATTCCGAAAAGAGCAGTGCACAGGCACTGATGGGCTCAAAACGTGAACGCCTTCAGAAAATTATCCGTGAGGCACGCCAGCAAAGCGGATCTCCGGTAGATACTAAGGTGCTTGAGCCGATGAGCCTTGAGAAGGCGATTGAACTGTGGAGCTCGGATTCTTCTGTGGACGTCGGTTTTGTACTTTCGGAGCGCGGCGACTGCAGTGGAAACTTAAGGGCGGGAGTCGCTGACGCGGGCGGCTACGGAAAAATTAAGCGGGCGGCGATTGCCGTTGGCAGCGAGGGTGGCATAAGCCCGGATGAAGTGAGAACTCTGGAAGAAAAAGGACTGTTTCAGCCGATTCATTTTGCCGTAAATATATTAAGGTGTGAGACGGCGGCGCTCTATGGAATTGCCGCCGTACAGTCTGAAATAAATCAGTCGTAA
- a CDS encoding S41 family peptidase, giving the protein MKKIIKVLAAAILLCTSQCFAESSVENDSKITSFQYVKKLNSVFDFVQQNYVDEIDPKILYEGALKGMLDAIGDPYTLYLDEAYMRDLSDTTSGSFGGVGLSISKAAESTPAKPAYVEVASPIEDTPGAKAGIQAGDLISAIDGMPTPSMTMNEVLQHLRGEIGTPVTVTILRGTSMKFDVTLIRALIEVPTVKYGMIEGTKIGYARLIQFTPDTALRLQDALDSFEKNGYNGLIIDLRDNPGGLITSAVDVADKFIDAGPIVSTKSRLLFENSQFSANKEKTTIKKNIPIVVLINRGAASASEIVSGALKDYHLAYLVGERTYGKGSVQQVIPLSNTDGIKITMARYYTPSDMNIDKIGIPPDQEVKNLSEFSEEEEKLYVDMIKSEVINKAAESKPNMTEADIALAAIKIAKDYPLDERLIRRLIRIQVQKTQPSVLYDLDYDLQLNAAIKAVQNKDFAEMLKNTKTLRQLQEEVEEEKATEGSGLTASLR; this is encoded by the coding sequence ATGAAGAAAATCATCAAGGTTTTAGCAGCAGCTATTCTGTTGTGTACATCTCAGTGTTTTGCAGAGTCGTCGGTTGAAAATGATTCAAAAATTACAAGTTTTCAGTATGTAAAGAAGCTTAATTCTGTTTTTGACTTTGTTCAGCAGAATTATGTTGATGAAATAGACCCGAAAATCCTTTATGAAGGTGCGCTTAAGGGAATGCTGGATGCCATCGGTGATCCATATACCCTGTATCTTGATGAAGCTTATATGCGTGATTTAAGTGATACAACTTCGGGAAGTTTCGGAGGCGTCGGTCTTTCAATTTCAAAAGCAGCGGAATCTACTCCGGCAAAGCCTGCTTATGTAGAGGTTGCTTCTCCGATTGAAGATACTCCGGGTGCAAAGGCTGGTATTCAGGCAGGAGATTTAATTTCTGCAATTGATGGAATGCCAACTCCAAGCATGACAATGAACGAAGTGCTTCAGCATCTTCGCGGTGAAATTGGAACTCCAGTTACAGTTACAATTCTCCGCGGTACAAGCATGAAGTTTGATGTAACACTGATTCGTGCCCTTATTGAAGTTCCAACTGTAAAGTATGGAATGATTGAAGGAACAAAAATCGGTTATGCGCGTTTGATTCAGTTTACACCGGATACAGCACTGCGCCTTCAGGATGCTTTAGACAGCTTTGAAAAGAACGGCTATAACGGTCTGATTATTGACCTTCGTGATAATCCAGGTGGACTCATTACAAGTGCCGTTGATGTTGCAGATAAATTTATAGATGCCGGTCCGATTGTTTCTACAAAGAGCCGTCTTCTTTTTGAAAATTCTCAGTTCTCTGCAAATAAAGAAAAAACTACAATCAAAAAGAATATTCCTATAGTTGTTCTGATTAACAGAGGTGCTGCCAGCGCTTCAGAAATCGTTTCCGGAGCTCTTAAGGACTATCATCTTGCATATCTTGTTGGAGAAAGAACTTATGGAAAAGGTTCTGTTCAGCAGGTAATTCCGCTCAGTAATACAGACGGAATCAAAATCACAATGGCACGTTATTACACACCAAGTGATATGAATATTGATAAGATTGGTATTCCTCCTGATCAGGAAGTAAAAAATCTTTCTGAGTTTAGTGAAGAAGAAGAAAAACTTTATGTTGATATGATCAAGTCTGAAGTAATCAATAAAGCTGCAGAAAGCAAGCCGAATATGACAGAGGCTGATATTGCTCTTGCTGCAATTAAGATTGCTAAGGATTATCCGCTTGATGAAAGACTTATCCGCCGTCTTATCCGTATACAGGTGCAGAAAACTCAGCCTTCAGTGCTTTATGATTTAGATTATGATTTGCAGTTGAATGCAGCAATTAAGGCAGTACAGAATAAAGATTTTGCTGAAATGCTGAAGAATACAAAGACTCTGCGCCAGCTTCAGGAAGAGGTTGAGGAAGAAAAAGCAACCGAAGGCAGTGGTCTTACTGCAAGCCTCAGATAA
- a CDS encoding P-loop NTPase: MSQIIPIASGKGGVGKSLLSANLAIALGQQGKKVVLADLDLGASNLHLVIGQRPGKASLGSWFTDKNDFREIIQPTDYQNVSFIAGDSQIPDLTSLKHLQKVKLIRNLKNIDCDYVILDLGAGTHQFILDMFLLSPQGIIVSAPAVTATLNGYLFLKNAVFRLLYTTFKKGTPGRAYLDELKKDSATMQKLYIPQLIQGLAQHDPQTTQTFINRMQQFRPRLVMNMIEDPKDADRASRIKSSCNQYLGLEIEYLGLMYRDMLQDKALASQLPVVVYKPQSLLGQAIYRIADKVISTPPHEFDTDFNPDSFNDNFQEVEDDANEDFNFRLSGIDDIVSSGSLSISELAEMIKTQQYEITQLRKENNLLKSKLIKATQQGFKL; the protein is encoded by the coding sequence ATGTCACAGATTATACCAATAGCCAGTGGAAAAGGCGGTGTTGGAAAAAGCCTTCTTTCTGCAAATTTAGCAATTGCCCTTGGACAACAGGGAAAAAAAGTTGTTTTAGCAGATCTGGACCTCGGAGCGTCTAACCTTCATTTAGTAATAGGTCAGAGACCTGGAAAAGCCAGCCTTGGTTCCTGGTTTACAGATAAAAATGATTTTCGCGAAATAATTCAGCCGACTGACTATCAGAATGTCAGTTTTATAGCCGGTGACAGCCAGATTCCAGACCTCACCTCTCTTAAGCATCTTCAGAAGGTTAAACTTATCAGGAACCTTAAGAATATTGATTGTGATTATGTGATTCTGGACCTCGGTGCTGGAACCCATCAGTTTATTCTTGATATGTTCCTTCTTTCTCCTCAGGGAATTATTGTTTCAGCTCCTGCTGTTACTGCAACTTTAAACGGCTATCTGTTCCTGAAGAATGCTGTATTCCGACTTTTATACACAACTTTCAAAAAAGGAACTCCTGGTCGTGCATACCTTGATGAACTGAAAAAAGATTCTGCCACCATGCAGAAATTATATATTCCACAACTGATTCAGGGACTCGCTCAGCATGATCCTCAGACAACTCAGACATTCATTAATCGTATGCAGCAATTCCGTCCTCGCCTTGTAATGAATATGATTGAAGATCCTAAAGATGCAGACCGTGCTTCAAGAATCAAATCTTCATGTAATCAGTATCTTGGTCTTGAAATTGAATATCTTGGTCTTATGTACCGCGATATGCTTCAGGATAAGGCTCTTGCTTCTCAGCTGCCTGTTGTTGTTTATAAACCTCAGTCGCTTTTGGGTCAGGCAATATACCGCATTGCTGATAAGGTGATTTCTACACCTCCGCACGAGTTTGATACAGACTTTAATCCGGATAGTTTTAATGACAATTTCCAGGAAGTTGAAGATGATGCAAATGAAGACTTCAATTTCCGTCTTTCTGGAATTGATGATATTGTTTCCAGCGGTTCTTTGAGCATCAGTGAACTTGCAGAAATGATTAAAACTCAGCAATATGAAATCACTCAACTCCGAAAGGAAAATAATCTGCTTAAGTCTAAACTGATAAAGGCAACTCAGCAGGGCTTTAAATTATAA
- the lgt gene encoding prolipoprotein diacylglyceryl transferase, with amino-acid sequence MFLYINYPSWIHPQIFPGVKFLELLRWYGLMYAVAFATAYFLLKKVWKEGALDTPKIKTTEDDLFSFIFTGIIFLLIGARIFSTLIYDTSGLYRHKPWLIFWPFDSNGSFTGLQGMSYHGGFVGGFLGMVVWCKFKKRSLLKYCDAMVCAIPLGYTFGRLGNFLNGELYGRITTMPWGIVFPDAERFSSNLSWVQNFAAKIGMNITASGLVNLPRHPSQLYEAFFEGIVLWLIIWFVRKHKKFDGMLAAIYSGGYGIFRFFIEYFREPDADLGYRIAKDANAPIYTTTSLLNISTGQILCILMMVFAVTYAIISWRISKKQETK; translated from the coding sequence ATGTTTTTATACATCAATTACCCATCATGGATTCACCCTCAGATTTTCCCAGGTGTGAAATTTCTTGAACTCTTGCGCTGGTATGGGCTTATGTATGCCGTTGCCTTTGCAACTGCATATTTTCTTTTGAAGAAAGTCTGGAAAGAAGGTGCCCTGGATACTCCAAAAATCAAAACTACTGAAGATGATTTGTTCAGCTTTATCTTCACAGGAATTATTTTCCTTTTGATTGGAGCACGCATTTTCTCAACTCTGATTTATGATACAAGTGGACTTTACCGCCATAAGCCATGGCTTATTTTCTGGCCTTTTGATTCAAATGGTTCTTTTACAGGATTACAGGGAATGTCTTACCACGGTGGTTTTGTCGGTGGATTTTTGGGAATGGTTGTCTGGTGTAAATTCAAGAAACGTTCCTTACTTAAATATTGTGACGCTATGGTTTGCGCTATTCCGCTCGGTTATACCTTTGGACGTCTTGGTAATTTCTTAAACGGCGAGCTTTATGGCCGAATTACAACAATGCCATGGGGAATTGTATTCCCTGATGCAGAACGTTTTTCTTCAAATCTTTCATGGGTTCAGAACTTTGCTGCTAAAATCGGAATGAATATTACAGCAAGTGGACTTGTAAATCTTCCGCGCCATCCAAGTCAGCTTTATGAAGCTTTCTTTGAAGGTATTGTTCTCTGGCTTATAATCTGGTTTGTCCGCAAACACAAAAAATTTGACGGTATGCTCGCAGCAATTTATTCAGGCGGTTATGGAATATTCCGCTTCTTTATTGAATATTTCCGTGAACCAGATGCAGACCTTGGCTACAGAATTGCAAAAGATGCAAATGCCCCAATTTATACAACTACATCACTTTTAAATATTTCTACCGGTCAGATTCTTTGCATTTTGATGATGGTATTTGCCGTTACTTATGCAATTATCAGCTGGAGAATTTCAAAAAAACAGGAGACAAAATAA
- a CDS encoding NAD(P)H-hydrate epimerase, whose product MQPIFTNPTQLEKLAKEKYAVPQFLMMENAARSLAEFILDFAPERVVILCGKGNNGGDGYAAARLLQNKCDISVICIEPPSAEEAKVQYEMCKRLGIEISDSDRWLSDRPQVILDCIYGTGFHGELPETVKNLLDEANKADAVKIACDIPSGLYFNADYTITMGEQKLSLYSDKAKAVCGKIIVKDIGIAREKLETPEACCQLIEESDITLPLRKNRAAHKGTYGHTVVFCGEKAGAAILAATTAMNFGSGLTSLLPVKDSNLSQFKISPSLMIADSIPKKASAIAIGSGFTEFSENAAQQIKKWFTTQKSPAAVFDAGFITAPEFPALLEELNKIDEARIVLTPHLAEFSTLIKNLTGEEISVSSLAENPEKKIELGKIITKRFPETTVIIKSANTFIISGEECFVVADGPQSLAKGGSGDILAGLTAALLAQGYTAKDAAITTAEHHALAARKIGDQAYDLTPEKLISFISI is encoded by the coding sequence ATGCAGCCCATATTCACAAATCCCACACAGCTTGAAAAACTCGCAAAAGAAAAATATGCCGTACCGCAGTTTTTGATGATGGAAAATGCGGCACGGTCGCTTGCTGAGTTTATTCTGGATTTTGCACCTGAGCGGGTTGTTATTTTATGTGGAAAAGGAAATAACGGTGGCGACGGCTATGCTGCTGCAAGACTTCTGCAAAATAAATGTGACATTTCGGTTATCTGCATAGAGCCTCCTTCTGCCGAAGAAGCAAAAGTTCAGTATGAAATGTGCAAACGCCTGGGTATTGAAATAAGCGACAGCGACCGGTGGTTGAGTGACCGACCACAAGTCATCCTCGACTGTATTTACGGCACCGGCTTCCACGGTGAACTCCCAGAAACTGTAAAAAATCTTCTTGATGAAGCAAACAAAGCAGATGCCGTCAAAATAGCCTGTGACATTCCTTCAGGTCTATATTTTAATGCTGACTATACAATCACAATGGGAGAACAAAAACTTTCTCTTTATTCTGATAAGGCAAAAGCAGTCTGCGGTAAAATAATAGTAAAAGATATTGGAATTGCCCGAGAAAAACTCGAAACACCAGAAGCTTGCTGTCAGCTCATCGAGGAATCTGATATCACCCTTCCACTCCGCAAAAACCGTGCCGCCCACAAAGGAACTTACGGACATACTGTTGTTTTCTGCGGTGAAAAGGCAGGAGCCGCAATTTTAGCAGCAACCACAGCAATGAATTTTGGAAGCGGACTAACTTCACTGCTTCCTGTAAAAGACTCAAATCTTTCACAATTTAAGATTTCACCTTCACTGATGATTGCAGATTCAATTCCAAAGAAAGCGTCTGCGATTGCAATCGGTTCAGGATTTACAGAGTTCTCAGAAAACGCCGCTCAGCAGATTAAAAAATGGTTCACTACTCAGAAATCTCCTGCAGCTGTTTTCGATGCCGGATTTATAACAGCTCCAGAGTTCCCGGCCCTTCTCGAAGAACTCAACAAAATTGATGAAGCAAGAATCGTACTTACACCACACCTTGCAGAATTTTCAACGCTGATTAAAAACCTCACCGGCGAGGAAATCTCCGTTTCTTCTCTTGCTGAAAATCCGGAAAAGAAAATTGAACTGGGAAAAATCATAACTAAACGCTTTCCTGAAACTACGGTGATTATTAAAAGTGCGAACACGTTTATTATTTCGGGAGAGGAATGTTTTGTAGTCGCAGACGGTCCTCAGAGCCTTGCAAAAGGTGGCAGCGGCGATATTCTTGCAGGTCTTACTGCAGCCCTTCTCGCCCAGGGATACACAGCAAAAGATGCAGCAATCACCACGGCTGAACATCATGCGCTGGCAGCCCGTAAAATCGGGGATCAGGCTTATGATTTAACCCCTGAAAAACTGATTTCATTTATTTCTATATAG
- a CDS encoding GGDEF domain-containing protein, with translation MYYSSIGILAILILFIINFSILVKTSYKKLDDAHRAYKRFLISVAAFYIADILWSPLYILNIKVINFIETTLYFVIMAFSVLFWIQYVILYLKENNLFSKIFLWMGRIFLIVQLLVLIINLFVPIAFWFEEDGSYHTSCARNINLATQVFLCVILEIYMIRVIIKTEGIIKRRHEAIGIFCLNMIIFITLQAIDPYVPYYSIGCLLGTCLLHTFVLEDEKDARREQLESILKVEEIQELELGKTRKMAYSDPLTGVKNKMAYLEDVGSFEQKIEDGFLQDFGLAVFDLNDLKITNDTLGHDAGDKYIQEGCSLICNSFKHSPVYRIGGDEFVVFLSGDDYKNRDKILIEFNQTIDNNLKNGGVIVAFGFADYSTLEEKGFMRLFEHADKKMYECKQDLKAKKLKLSQ, from the coding sequence ATGTATTATTCAAGCATCGGAATTCTTGCAATTCTGATACTTTTTATTATCAATTTTTCAATCTTAGTAAAAACCTCATACAAAAAACTTGATGACGCACACAGGGCTTACAAACGCTTTTTAATTAGTGTTGCAGCCTTCTACATCGCAGATATTTTATGGTCTCCTCTATACATTCTGAATATTAAAGTAATCAACTTTATAGAAACAACTTTGTATTTTGTTATCATGGCATTCTCAGTTTTATTCTGGATCCAATATGTAATTCTTTATCTGAAAGAAAACAATCTCTTTTCAAAGATTTTTCTCTGGATGGGTCGAATATTTCTGATAGTCCAGTTACTTGTTCTGATAATCAATCTGTTTGTTCCTATTGCATTCTGGTTTGAAGAAGACGGAAGCTATCATACTTCCTGTGCCAGAAACATAAATCTTGCAACCCAGGTGTTTTTATGTGTAATTCTTGAAATCTATATGATTAGGGTAATCATCAAAACAGAAGGAATCATAAAACGAAGACATGAAGCTATCGGAATATTCTGTCTGAATATGATTATCTTTATCACTCTTCAGGCAATTGATCCATATGTACCGTACTATTCAATCGGTTGTCTGCTTGGAACCTGTCTGCTTCATACTTTCGTTCTTGAAGATGAAAAAGATGCCCGCCGTGAACAGCTGGAATCAATTCTTAAGGTTGAAGAGATTCAGGAACTCGAGCTCGGAAAAACACGTAAGATGGCTTATTCAGATCCACTTACCGGTGTAAAAAATAAAATGGCCTATCTGGAAGATGTAGGAAGTTTTGAACAGAAAATCGAAGACGGTTTCCTGCAGGATTTTGGGCTTGCTGTTTTTGATTTGAATGATTTAAAAATAACAAACGATACCCTTGGGCATGATGCCGGCGATAAATACATTCAGGAAGGCTGTTCACTTATCTGTAACAGTTTTAAACACAGCCCGGTTTATCGTATCGGTGGTGATGAATTCGTTGTCTTCCTTTCTGGAGATGATTATAAAAACCGTGACAAAATTCTTATAGAATTTAATCAAACTATTGATAATAATCTTAAAAACGGCGGTGTTATTGTTGCCTTCGGCTTTGCAGATTATTCAACCTTAGAAGAAAAAGGCTTTATGCGCCTATTCGAACATGCTGATAAAAAGATGTATGAGTGTAAGCAGGATTTAAAAGCCAAAAAGTTGAAACTGTCGCAGTAA
- a CDS encoding glutamine synthetase III, whose amino-acid sequence MSNTNVPELFGCLVFNQTVMKEMLPSQTYKALKHTMEEGTPLDLEAANQIAEAMKNWAISKGATHYSHWFQPLTGITAEKHDSFLSPADEGKIIMSFSGKELIKGEPDASSFPNGGKRSTFEARGYTVWDPTSYPFVKDHTLCIPTAFCSYNGEALDKKTPLLRSMESINEQSLRVLKLFGNKAKHVTTTMGPEQEYFLVDEKLYQKRKDLKMCGRTLFGARPVKGQEMDDQYFAAIKPRVIKYMEDLNEELWKLGIYAKTEHNEAAPAQHEMAPIFTTSNLAADQNQLTMEIMKKVARRHGLICLLHEKPFKGVNGSGKHNNWSIATDLGENLFAPGKTPRDNAQFLLFLTAVIKAVDDNQDLLRYSVASAGNDHRLGANEAPPAIMSIYVGDELDAILKAIKDGTDYSGKTGGKMTIGADVLPPIPKDSTDRNRTSPFAFTGNRFEFRSVGSALSISGPNTILNAILADTLRAFADELEQSKNFDEDLEKLIKREITAHWRILFNGNGYGQEWIEEAERRGLKNYRTTPKAIEHYVDQKNIDLFTRLGIYTPEEMKSHYDIKLEKYCQVMNIESNTMLEMVHKDIIPAAFKYLNVLADTEFKMQRVFNLCDAGLKLMKELNILVNDLSNKADLLAKKHEETRAIADLMQRAHAYAKVVIPAMEDVRAIADQIEPLLGEEYKPFPSYEDLLYSVQ is encoded by the coding sequence ATGTCAAACACAAATGTTCCTGAACTTTTTGGATGTCTTGTATTTAACCAGACTGTAATGAAAGAAATGCTGCCTTCACAAACTTACAAGGCACTTAAGCATACAATGGAAGAGGGAACTCCGCTCGACCTTGAAGCTGCAAATCAGATTGCAGAAGCCATGAAAAACTGGGCAATCTCTAAAGGCGCTACACACTACTCTCACTGGTTCCAGCCACTTACTGGTATTACAGCAGAAAAACACGATTCCTTCCTCTCTCCTGCAGATGAAGGAAAAATCATAATGAGTTTCAGCGGAAAAGAGCTGATTAAGGGTGAACCTGATGCTTCAAGCTTCCCAAACGGTGGTAAGCGTTCTACATTCGAAGCCCGCGGTTACACTGTATGGGACCCTACTTCTTATCCATTTGTAAAAGACCACACACTCTGTATTCCGACAGCCTTCTGTTCTTATAACGGTGAGGCTCTCGATAAAAAGACTCCGCTCCTCCGCTCAATGGAATCTATCAACGAGCAGAGCCTTCGCGTACTTAAGCTTTTCGGAAATAAAGCAAAGCACGTTACAACAACTATGGGGCCAGAGCAGGAATACTTCCTTGTAGACGAAAAACTTTATCAGAAACGTAAGGACCTTAAGATGTGCGGCCGTACACTCTTTGGTGCACGCCCTGTAAAAGGTCAGGAAATGGACGACCAGTACTTCGCTGCAATCAAACCTCGCGTAATCAAATACATGGAAGATTTGAACGAAGAACTCTGGAAGCTTGGAATCTACGCAAAAACTGAACACAACGAAGCCGCTCCAGCTCAGCACGAAATGGCTCCAATTTTTACTACAAGTAACCTCGCCGCAGACCAGAATCAGCTCACAATGGAAATCATGAAAAAGGTAGCACGCCGTCACGGCCTTATCTGCCTTCTCCACGAAAAGCCATTCAAAGGAGTAAACGGAAGCGGTAAACATAACAACTGGTCTATTGCAACAGATCTCGGTGAAAATCTTTTTGCACCAGGAAAAACTCCACGCGACAATGCACAGTTCCTCCTGTTCCTCACAGCTGTTATTAAAGCTGTAGATGATAATCAGGATCTTCTCCGCTACTCAGTTGCAAGTGCCGGAAACGATCACCGCCTTGGAGCAAATGAAGCGCCTCCAGCAATCATGTCAATTTACGTTGGTGACGAACTAGATGCAATTCTTAAGGCAATTAAGGACGGTACCGACTACAGCGGAAAGACCGGCGGAAAAATGACAATTGGTGCAGATGTACTTCCTCCAATTCCAAAGGATTCTACAGACCGCAACCGAACTTCTCCATTTGCCTTTACAGGAAACCGTTTTGAGTTCCGTTCAGTAGGAAGTGCACTTTCTATCAGCGGTCCAAACACAATTTTGAACGCAATTCTTGCAGATACACTCCGCGCCTTTGCAGATGAACTCGAACAGTCTAAGAACTTCGACGAAGACCTCGAAAAACTCATTAAGCGCGAAATCACAGCACACTGGCGTATCCTCTTCAACGGAAACGGTTATGGCCAGGAATGGATTGAAGAAGCAGAAAGACGCGGTCTCAAGAATTACCGCACAACACCTAAGGCTATCGAGCATTACGTAGACCAGAAAAACATCGACCTCTTCACAAGACTCGGCATTTATACACCGGAAGAAATGAAGAGCCACTACGACATTAAGCTCGAAAAATACTGCCAGGTAATGAACATTGAATCAAACACAATGCTCGAGATGGTTCACAAAGACATCATCCCTGCAGCTTTCAAATATCTGAATGTACTTGCAGACACAGAATTCAAGATGCAGCGCGTTTTCAACCTCTGCGATGCAGGTCTTAAGCTTATGAAGGAATTAAATATCCTCGTAAACGACCTTTCAAACAAGGCAGACCTTCTCGCAAAGAAACACGAAGAAACCCGCGCAATTGCAGACCTCATGCAGCGTGCACACGCTTATGCAAAGGTTGTAATCCCAGCAATGGAAGATGTTCGCGCCATCGCCGACCAGATTGAACCACTCCTCGGCGAAGAATACAAACCATTCCCAAGCTACGAAGACCTTTTGTACAGCGTTCAGTAA